The genome window CGGTTTTTGATTCTTTGCAATACCTAATTCATAGGCTTTGTCTGCAACAGCTACAGCTATTTCTAGTGATAGATTTCTAATCTCTTTCAATTTAGGATACAATGCACCAGCATCAATATCTTCGTCACTTACCAAATCAGAAAGAGTCTTTGCAGCTACTAAGAATAGCTCATCAGGAATATTTTTCGCATTACATATAATTGCACCTAAACCAATACCTGGGAAAACATAAGCATTATTACCCTGTCCTGGCTTGAACTCTTGGCCTTTATAATTCACCATATCAAATGGACTACCACTTGCGAAAATAGCTTTTCCATCACTCCATTCATAAGCCTGTTCTGCAGTACATTCAGCCTTTGATGTTGGATTTGACAATGCGAAAATAACAGGTCGATCATTCAATGCTGTCATCTTCTCTATCACAGTTTGTGTAAATGTTCCTCCAACTCCTGTCGCACCTATCAGAATATGAGGTTGAATGGCGTTAATAGCTTCTTCAAAACCTAGTTGTTCATGGCTGTGAGCATAAGGCAAGTTGTGTTCCATCAGATCACCTCTGCCTTCTACTACCAATCCATTTACATCTACAAACCATAATTGACGATGTGCTTCTTCTTTTGAAAGTCCTTCTTTCATGTAGGCAGCAACCATCAAGTCCGCTATTCCTGTCGCTGCTGAACCTGCACCCAAGAACATCACCTTCAAATCCTTAAAAGGAATTCCCGTAATTCTTGTAGAAGCATAAACCCCAGATAGCGCTACTGCTGCCGTTCCTTGAATGTCATCATTGAAACATAGAACCTTATCCTTGTACTTATTCAATAAAGTATAAGCATTAGGAGTTAAGAAATCTTCAAATTGGATCAGAGCTTTCGGATACTTT of Sediminitomix flava contains these proteins:
- a CDS encoding NAD-dependent malic enzyme, translating into MKIRNKGFEVLSDGKHNKSVAFTREERELYGLRGLLPYSTVSQDVQVKRIMDGLKRKSTDIERYILLSLLHDRNEKLFYRVVTEYIEEVMPIIYTPTVGQACKEFSNNFKRTRGFYITPEDKGEISKILDNWPEDYVKVIVVTDGERILGLGDLGANGMGIPIGKLELYCACAGIHPHQCLPVMLDVGTNNDELLDDILYLGYPFKRLQGEEYFELVDEFVQAVQEKYPKALIQFEDFLTPNAYTLLNKYKDKVLCFNDDIQGTAAVALSGVYASTRITGIPFKDLKVMFLGAGSAATGIADLMVAAYMKEGLSKEEAHRQLWFVDVNGLVVEGRGDLMEHNLPYAHSHEQLGFEEAINAIQPHILIGATGVGGTFTQTVIEKMTALNDRPVIFALSNPTSKAECTAEQAYEWSDGKAIFASGSPFDMVNYKGQEFKPGQGNNAYVFPGIGLGAIICNAKNIPDELFLVAAKTLSDLVSDEDIDAGALYPKLKEIRNLSLEIAVAVADKAYELGIAKNQKPHNLRKFITDYMFNPEY